Proteins from a single region of Sesamum indicum cultivar Zhongzhi No. 13 linkage group LG5, S_indicum_v1.0, whole genome shotgun sequence:
- the LOC105162754 gene encoding cyanogenic beta-glucosidase-like: protein MSHCSTQVPPQTIHTDFCNLTRNDFPSDFIFGIGTSAYQVEGGAAKGSRGLSVWDVFTLRTPALILDGSNGNVAVDVYMKYKEDIKMMKSMGFDAYRFSISWPRILPGGKLCLGVNREGIDFYNDIINTLKDYKIEPYVTLFHWDTPYALEQEYGGFLSQDIVNDFRDFAELCFWEFGDRVKYWTTLNEPWTYCVNGYVSCKFPPGAANSPPPPPSPLTSVSNINATYTKTLLSSSLSDNWIASHIAVDDQPIKYNFIPYRGSEIMQQSNLNLVPHRGAFHHDYNRTTYALSSGLESRVFNKTLIEKSGRSSINGFLTLSTPTKDVYTVGKNLLLAHAAAVQSYRTKFKAHQNGQIGITLVSCWFEPLNKDDEDDRKAAVRARDFMLGWFLEPVLSGRYPQNMIDNVSASNLLQFEPDEVDLLKGSIDFLGLNYYTSFYASHDPDPNIAYGYNRDQKLAIYRKLLTTLNNNYVPTRLVVFSFSLNTK, encoded by the exons ATGTCCCACTGTTCAACACAAGTACCACCACAAACAATTCACACTGATTTTTGCAATCTCACTCGTAACGATTTTCCTagtgatttcatttttggaaTTGGTACCTCTGCTTATCAG GTTGAAGGAGGTGCTGCCAAAGGTAGTAGAGGCCTTAGTGTCTGGGACGTTTTCACTTTGAGGACTcctgctct CATTTTGGATGGATCCAACGGGAATGTAGCCGTTGATGTGTACATGAAATATAag GAAGATATTAAGATGATGAAGAGCATGGGTTTTGATGCTTACAGATTTTCGATATCTTGGCCAAGAATATTGCCTG GTGGAAAACTTTGCCTTGGTGTCAATAGAGAAGGAATCGACTTCTACAATGATATTATCAATACTCTCAAAGATTATA AAATAGAGCCCTATGTGACTCTCTTTCACTGGGATACTCCTTATGCTTTGGAACAAGAGTATGGTGGCTTCTTAAGCCAAGACATTGT GAACGACTTTCGTGATTTTGCAGAACTATGCTTTTGGGAATTCGGTGATCGGGTAAAATACTGGACAACACTGAACGAGCCATGGACGTACTGTGTTAATGGATATGTTTCATGCAAATTTCCACCTGGCGCTGCCAATtcgcctcctcctcctccttcgCCTCTAACTTCTGTTTCAAACATAAATGCAACTTATACTAAAACATTGTTGAGTTCAAGTCTATCGGACAACTGGATTGCTTCTCATATAGCTGTCGACGATCAACCCATAAAGTACAATTTCATTCCTTATAGAGGGTCTGAAATAATGCAACAGAGCAACCTTAATTTAGTTCCTCATAGAGGCGCCTTTCATCATGACTATAACCGGACCACATACGCACTCTCATCTGGACTAGAAAGTCGTGTTTTCAACAAAACCCTAATCGAGAAATCGGGTAGAAGCAGCATTAACGGCTTTCTGACATTATCAACTCCAACCAAAGACGTATATACTGTCGGGAAAAACTTGCTCCTTGCTCATGCAGCAGCAGTTCAATCATACAGAACTAAATTTAAG GCACACCAGAATGGCCAGATAGGAATAACACTTGTTTCTTGCTGGTTTGAGCCACTAAATaaagatgatgaagatgatagAAAGGCTGCTGTAAGAGCTCGTGATTTTATGTTGGGATG GTTCTTGGAGCCTGTATTAAGTGGTAGATATCCCCAAAATATGATAGATAATGTTTCTGCCAGTAATCTTCTACAATTTGAACCTGATGAAGTTGACTTGCTTAAAGGATCCATTGACTTTCTCGGTTTAAACTATTACACATCTTTTTATGCGTCGCATGATCCTGATCCTAACATTGCATACGGCTACAACAGAGATCAAAAACTTGCAATTTATCGTAAGCTCTTGACAACCTTAAACAACAACTACGTACCTACTCGTCttgttgtcttttcttttagtttaaatactaaataa